Proteins from a single region of Candidatus Binatia bacterium:
- a CDS encoding STAS domain-containing protein produces the protein MIASHRVPKLSQHRMESVTIEYRPESLDALEPAMLEALRAGAERVVLDLDSVSSLDSAALRELIRLLRLARSSGGDLALRSTRAGVLRTLSVTALDRVFPVLQPRAA, from the coding sequence ATGATCGCATCCCACCGCGTCCCGAAGCTGTCACAGCATCGCATGGAATCCGTCACGATCGAGTATCGCCCAGAGAGCCTTGACGCTCTAGAACCAGCAATGCTTGAAGCGCTGCGCGCGGGCGCGGAGCGCGTTGTTCTCGACCTTGACTCCGTCTCCAGCCTAGATTCGGCGGCGTTGCGAGAGTTGATCCGGCTGTTGCGGCTCGCGCGTTCCAGCGGCGGCGACCTCGCACTTCGTTCGACTCGGGCCGGCGTACTTCGCACGCTTTCGGTGACCGCGCTCGACCGGGTCTTTCCCGTCTTACAACCGAGAGCAGCGTAG
- the ligD gene encoding non-homologous end-joining DNA ligase yields MAERPRRDRDAVAIPSDVDDATLDVDGRRVALTNLRKIYFPKLKLTKGDLLRYYLNISDVLIPHVADRPMVMKRYPHGVTGDFFYMKRTPSPRPPWIRTCSVEHSSGNVIDFPLVDGRPALLWLINLGCIDLNPWYSLCEDPDRPLYLHFDLDPTPGATFAVVREAALIVRDVLEGLGMTPYAKTSGSKGAHVYVAIRRELTQHEVWAIAKQIGHHMAKAHPDVLTAIYRVANRPPNHVLVDYNQNAFGKTLASIYSVRPNESATVSTPVTWEEIEAGCEPGDFTIFNVPERLAKIGDLWQPLLSARGRFNLAKFADMGAHAAV; encoded by the coding sequence ATGGCCGAGCGTCCCAGGCGCGACCGCGATGCCGTGGCGATTCCGAGCGACGTCGACGACGCCACGCTCGACGTCGACGGGCGCCGCGTCGCGTTGACCAACCTGCGGAAGATCTACTTTCCGAAGCTCAAGCTCACGAAGGGCGATCTGCTGCGCTACTACCTGAACATCTCCGACGTGCTGATCCCGCACGTCGCCGATCGGCCGATGGTGATGAAGCGCTATCCGCACGGCGTCACCGGAGACTTCTTCTACATGAAGCGCACGCCATCGCCGCGCCCGCCGTGGATCCGGACCTGTTCCGTGGAGCACAGCTCCGGCAACGTCATCGACTTTCCGCTCGTCGACGGGCGGCCGGCGCTGCTCTGGCTGATCAACCTCGGATGCATCGATCTCAATCCGTGGTACTCGCTGTGCGAGGATCCAGATCGTCCGCTCTATCTGCACTTCGACCTGGATCCGACGCCCGGCGCGACGTTCGCCGTCGTCCGCGAGGCGGCATTGATCGTGCGCGACGTGCTCGAGGGGCTGGGCATGACGCCATACGCCAAGACGTCGGGCAGCAAAGGCGCGCACGTCTACGTCGCGATTCGCCGCGAGCTCACGCAGCACGAGGTCTGGGCCATCGCCAAACAGATCGGTCATCACATGGCCAAGGCGCACCCCGACGTACTCACCGCGATCTATCGCGTCGCAAATCGGCCGCCGAACCACGTCCTCGTAGACTACAACCAGAACGCGTTCGGCAAGACGCTGGCGTCGATCTATTCCGTGCGCCCCAACGAGTCCGCCACCGTCTCCACGCCGGTGACATGGGAGGAGATCGAGGCCGGCTGCGAGCCGGGCGACTTCACGATCTTCAACGTCCCCGAACGTCTCGCCAAAATCGGCGATCTGTGGCAGCCGTTGCTGAGCGCCCGCGGGCGTTTCAACCTCGCGAAGTTTGCCGACATGGGCGCTCATGCCGCGGTTTGA
- a CDS encoding ATP-dependent DNA ligase, whose product MPRFESLLLRPPIEPMETRAVARIPEGDGWSYEPKWDGFRCIAFRDGDEVELQSKSGETLTRYFPEIVAALLKAGARQFVVDGELLVATDDGSDFDALLQRIHPAASRVQRLAQETPASYVVFDLLVEGRSAFYERALHARRERLDLFVTRNFAEIPTLRLSPATRDGALAKLWLGGSLARLDGIIAKRDVAYAFGSRDAAVKVKRNYTADCVVGGFRTGSGGAVASLLLGLYDDAGKLNHVGFVGSMSAAERKRAAELIRPIVEPPGFTGTAPGGPSRWRRGEASEWFPVRPQVVVEVAFDHVTGHRFRHAARLLRWRTDKAPRQCTMEQLLHPTGR is encoded by the coding sequence ATGCCGCGGTTTGAATCGCTGCTGCTTCGACCGCCGATCGAGCCGATGGAGACTCGAGCCGTCGCGCGCATTCCGGAAGGCGACGGTTGGAGCTACGAGCCCAAGTGGGATGGGTTTCGCTGCATCGCCTTTCGCGACGGCGACGAGGTCGAGCTGCAATCGAAATCCGGCGAAACGCTGACGCGCTACTTCCCCGAGATCGTCGCGGCCCTGCTGAAGGCGGGCGCACGGCAATTCGTCGTCGACGGCGAGCTGCTCGTGGCAACGGACGACGGCTCCGACTTCGACGCCCTCCTCCAGCGCATTCATCCGGCCGCGAGCCGCGTGCAGCGGCTCGCACAGGAGACTCCGGCATCGTATGTGGTCTTCGACTTGCTCGTCGAAGGCCGCAGCGCGTTCTACGAGCGTGCACTGCATGCGCGCCGCGAACGCCTCGATCTTTTCGTCACGCGAAACTTCGCGGAAATTCCGACCCTCCGGCTCTCGCCGGCGACGCGGGACGGCGCGCTCGCGAAGCTCTGGCTAGGCGGCAGCCTGGCGCGGCTCGACGGCATCATTGCCAAACGCGACGTCGCCTACGCGTTCGGCAGCCGCGATGCGGCCGTTAAGGTCAAGCGCAACTACACGGCGGACTGCGTCGTCGGCGGCTTTCGTACCGGGAGCGGCGGCGCGGTCGCGTCGCTGCTCCTCGGACTCTACGACGACGCGGGAAAGCTAAACCACGTGGGCTTCGTCGGATCGATGAGCGCTGCCGAACGTAAACGGGCCGCCGAGCTGATCCGTCCGATCGTCGAACCACCGGGCTTCACGGGCACGGCCCCGGGCGGACCGAGCCGCTGGCGGCGCGGAGAGGCTTCAGAATGGTTTCCGGTCCGGCCGCAGGTCGTCGTCGAGGTGGCTTTCGATCACGTGACCGGGCATCGTTTTAGGCACGCGGCGCGGCTGCTGCGCTGGCGAACTGATAAGGCGCCGCGGCAGTGCACGATGGAGCAGTTACTGCACCCTACGGGACGGTGA
- the metK gene encoding methionine adenosyltransferase gives MTYTRLFTSESVTEGHPDKLADQISDAVLDALLRDDPYSRVAVETFAITGQIHIAGEVTTRTYVDIPKLAREVVRDVGYTRSAIGFDAETCGVSVSIDEQSPDIALGVDRSLEARSGDDDEFELVGAGDQGMMFGYACRETEELMPLPIVLAHNLTRHLAAMRKNGDIPYLRPDGKSQVTVEYDGDRPLRVEAVVVSTQHDPEIPLEQIRREITEKVIDHVIPVAMHDDRTRVYVNPTGRFVIGGPKGDAGLTGRKIIADTYGGMARHGGGAFSGKDPTKVDRSGAYAARWVAKNVVGAGLADRCEVQVAYAIGVAHPMSVSIETFGTGRLPEERIAAAVKAVFDLRPAAIIHYLQLRRPIYRQTASYGHFGRPDLDLPWERLDRTDALRKATAFNGEELRVPNFAG, from the coding sequence GTGACGTACACGCGGCTCTTCACCAGCGAGTCGGTGACCGAGGGCCATCCCGACAAGCTCGCCGATCAGATCTCGGACGCGGTGCTCGACGCGCTGCTGCGCGACGATCCGTATTCCCGCGTGGCCGTCGAGACGTTCGCAATCACGGGCCAGATCCACATCGCGGGCGAGGTGACGACCAGGACCTACGTCGACATCCCGAAGCTTGCGCGCGAGGTGGTCCGCGACGTCGGCTACACGCGCTCGGCGATCGGCTTCGACGCCGAGACGTGCGGCGTCAGCGTCTCGATCGACGAGCAATCGCCGGACATCGCGCTGGGCGTCGATCGGTCGCTCGAGGCGCGCTCGGGCGATGACGACGAGTTCGAGCTGGTAGGTGCGGGAGACCAGGGCATGATGTTCGGTTACGCGTGCCGCGAGACCGAGGAGCTTATGCCGCTGCCGATCGTGCTGGCCCACAATCTCACGCGCCACCTGGCCGCGATGCGCAAGAACGGCGACATTCCCTACCTCCGTCCCGACGGCAAGTCGCAGGTTACGGTCGAGTACGACGGCGACCGGCCGCTGCGCGTCGAGGCCGTGGTGGTTTCGACGCAGCACGATCCCGAGATCCCGCTGGAACAGATCCGTCGCGAGATCACGGAGAAGGTGATCGACCACGTGATCCCTGTCGCGATGCACGACGATCGCACGCGCGTCTACGTCAATCCGACGGGCCGTTTCGTGATCGGCGGTCCGAAGGGCGACGCGGGGCTCACCGGGAGAAAGATCATCGCCGATACGTATGGCGGCATGGCCCGTCACGGCGGCGGCGCGTTCTCCGGGAAGGATCCCACCAAGGTCGATCGCTCGGGTGCTTACGCCGCCCGCTGGGTCGCGAAGAACGTCGTCGGCGCCGGTCTCGCGGACCGCTGCGAGGTCCAAGTCGCCTACGCGATCGGCGTCGCGCATCCGATGAGCGTGTCGATCGAGACGTTCGGCACCGGCCGGCTCCCCGAGGAGCGCATCGCCGCCGCCGTTAAGGCGGTGTTCGATCTTCGACCGGCCGCGATCATCCACTACCTTCAGTTGCGCCGTCCGATCTATCGGCAAACGGCTTCCTACGGGCACTTCGGCCGCCCGGATCTGGATCTGCCCTGGGAGCGGCTAGACCGGACCGACGCGCTGCGTAAGGCGACTGCATTTAATGGAGAAGAACTTCGTGTACCGAACTTTGCCGGTTAG
- a CDS encoding adenosylhomocysteinase codes for MPVLDPVQGDVKDRSLADAGRSRIAWSAAYMPVLAQIRDRFEIEKPLRGMRIGACLHVTTETANLMLALQAGGAQLALCASNPLSTQDDVAAALCDYGVATYSIKGEDHATYYSHIESVIATHPQISLDDGCDLVTRIFTKHPGQLAKMIGGCEETTTGVIRLRAMQRDGVLPYPVIAVNNALTKHMFDNRYGTGQSTLDGIIRATNVLLAGRTLVVVGYGWCGRGIASRAAGMGAHVVVTEVDPRKAIEATMDGYRVMPMSDAAKIGDIFVTVTGNYHVVREEHFKLMKDGAIVANSGHFNDELDLESIKRLARGKTEPRAFVEQYELHDGRKICILADGRLVNLAAAEGHPAAVMDMSFANQALSTAYLVSHHEALEKKVYDVPIEIDEEVAQLKLSSMGIEIDTMTPEQVKYSASWSEGT; via the coding sequence TTGCCAGTTTTGGATCCAGTCCAAGGCGACGTTAAAGACCGCAGCCTCGCGGACGCGGGCCGCTCGCGTATCGCGTGGTCGGCGGCGTATATGCCCGTCCTTGCCCAGATTCGCGACCGCTTCGAGATCGAGAAGCCGCTGCGCGGCATGCGCATCGGCGCGTGCCTGCACGTCACGACCGAGACCGCGAACCTCATGCTCGCGCTGCAGGCCGGCGGCGCCCAGCTCGCGCTCTGCGCCAGCAACCCTCTCTCGACCCAGGATGACGTCGCGGCGGCGTTGTGCGACTACGGCGTCGCGACGTACTCGATCAAGGGAGAAGATCACGCCACCTACTACTCGCACATCGAGTCGGTGATCGCGACGCACCCGCAGATCTCTCTGGACGACGGCTGCGACCTGGTGACGAGGATCTTCACCAAGCATCCTGGCCAGCTCGCGAAGATGATCGGCGGCTGCGAGGAGACGACGACGGGCGTGATCCGCCTGCGCGCGATGCAGCGCGACGGCGTGCTGCCCTACCCGGTCATCGCCGTGAACAACGCGCTCACCAAGCACATGTTCGACAACCGCTACGGCACGGGGCAGTCGACGCTAGACGGGATCATTCGCGCGACAAACGTGCTGCTCGCCGGGCGCACGCTGGTCGTAGTCGGCTACGGCTGGTGCGGACGCGGCATCGCGTCGCGAGCCGCCGGCATGGGCGCGCACGTGGTCGTGACCGAGGTGGACCCGCGCAAGGCGATCGAGGCCACCATGGACGGGTACCGTGTGATGCCGATGAGCGACGCCGCGAAGATCGGCGACATTTTCGTCACGGTCACCGGAAACTATCACGTGGTGCGTGAGGAGCACTTTAAGTTGATGAAAGACGGAGCGATCGTCGCCAACTCCGGCCACTTCAACGACGAGCTCGACCTCGAATCGATCAAACGCCTAGCGCGGGGCAAGACCGAGCCGCGGGCGTTTGTCGAGCAGTACGAGCTGCACGACGGCCGCAAGATCTGCATCCTCGCCGACGGCCGCCTCGTCAATCTCGCCGCGGCCGAGGGTCATCCGGCTGCAGTGATGGACATGTCGTTTGCCAATCAGGCGCTTTCGACGGCGTATCTCGTGTCGCATCACGAGGCGTTGGAGAAGAAGGTATACGACGTACCCATCGAGATCGACGAGGAGGTCGCGCAACTCAAGCTCTCTTCGATGGGCATCGAGATCGATACGATGACGCCGGAGCAGGTGAAGTACAGCGCGTCTTGGAGCGAGGGGACGTAG
- a CDS encoding cyclodeaminase/cyclohydrolase family protein — METLDEYLRRLASHDPVPGGGSAAALIGAVAAALVAMVGRIASAPLEDVVDEADRLRDELAAARLRDEAAFAAVVAAQALPKDDEAQVQVRREALDAALQGAAEEPLRAAGLALRVLELALRLSEAKTKALASDVGCAAEFAHAALAGCAYNVRVNHKYMHETEVIACQAEMLASYERDASNILELVRAAVGAALARR; from the coding sequence GTGGAAACGCTCGACGAGTACCTCCGCCGCCTCGCTTCGCACGATCCCGTGCCGGGCGGCGGCAGCGCCGCGGCCCTGATCGGCGCCGTCGCAGCCGCGTTGGTCGCGATGGTCGGGCGGATCGCATCGGCGCCGCTGGAGGACGTCGTCGACGAGGCCGACCGGCTCCGCGACGAGCTGGCCGCGGCGCGCCTGCGCGACGAGGCCGCCTTTGCGGCCGTCGTGGCGGCACAGGCTCTCCCCAAGGACGACGAAGCGCAGGTGCAGGTGCGCCGTGAAGCCCTCGACGCGGCGCTGCAAGGGGCTGCCGAGGAGCCGCTGCGCGCCGCCGGCCTCGCGCTGCGCGTGCTCGAGCTTGCGCTCCGCTTGAGCGAGGCGAAGACCAAGGCACTTGCAAGCGACGTCGGCTGCGCGGCAGAATTCGCGCACGCGGCGCTGGCGGGATGCGCGTACAATGTGCGCGTCAATCACAAGTACATGCACGAAACCGAGGTGATCGCGTGTCAGGCCGAGATGCTGGCGTCGTACGAACGCGATGCCTCGAACATCCTCGAACTCGTGCGCGCGGCGGTCGGCGCAGCGCTCGCGAGGCGCTAG